GAAGGGGCTCCTGGAAAAGGGATTACATATATCAAGCAATCTGAAGGGGAACTAGCGGTTATTAATTTGATGGGGCGTACGTTCTTGCCACCGCTCGACTGTCCGTTCCAAATGGCTGACAAGTTAGTAGAGCAAGCCCGGAAGCGCACGAAGTTCATTTTTGTAGACTTTCATGCCGAAGCCACATCGGAGAAGCAAGCAATGTCATGGTACCTCGATGGGAAGGTAACAGCGGTCGTGGGGACACATACCCATGTGCAAACCGCTGATGAACGTATTTTGCCTCAAGGAACCGGATTTTTGTGTGATGTAGGAATGTGTGGCCCAAGTAACGGCATTTTGGGGATGGAACGCGAAGCTGTTATTAAGAAATTTTTGACGCAGCTCCCTGTTCGATTTGAGGTAGCGCCAGATCCAGCGCAGTTGAATGCGGTGCTGATTACCCTAGATAAAACGACTGGGCATGCGAAAAAAATGGAACGAATCAGAATTGACTCTGACCACCCGTTTATGGAATAATGGGAATAAGATTAGAATTTTTTGAATCTTTCAAGCAAGTTAGCAGGAATTTTTAGGGGTTATGCGAATATCATTCTAATGATGACAGGATTCCTATCAGACGGGAGGTTCAAAAAGGATGGAAGTATTAAAAGTTTCAGCAAAGTCTAACCCCAATTCCGTTGCTGGTGCCCTTGCCGGAGTTCTTCGTGAACGAGGCGCGGCTGAGATCCAAGCCATTGGCGCTGGGGCGCTTAATCAAGCTGTGAAGGCAGTAGCAATCGCACGAGGGTTCGTAGCGCCGAGTGGAGTTGACCTCATTTGTATTCCAGCCTTTACCGACATCGTGATTGATGGAGAAGAACGAACTGCAATCAAGTTAATCGTAGAACCCAGATGATACAACTGCAAATGCTTCACCTGCCTGTTTGTTCGAAGAATGAACAGGTTTTTTCGTTTTTCCAGAAGTATGACCTCCGAAGTTATCGAAGAGAAGGAGCGTTTCCATATGAAAATCTTTGATGCGCATTGCGATGTATTATGGAAGATATGGCAGAATCCCGAACTGGACTTTTATAAAGAAGACAAGCTCTTGCAATCTGGTTTCATTGCTCTTGAAAAAGGGAATGTAGACATACAAGTGCTTGCCTGTTTCGTCCCTTCTCAGGTGCCGTTTGGACGACGTTTCCATACTGTACTAGAAATGATCGATATTTTTTATCAAAAGGTGGCGAGTGATAAATTCCGGCCCATTTTCACGAAGGCAGATTTGGCTGAATGCGTATTAAAGCGACAGAAAGGGGCTATTCTGTTTGTAGAAGGCGCGCATGCATTAGAAGAGAGCCTCGTTCAGCTACGTACGTGGTTCCGGCTTGGTATAAGAGGAATGACGCTGACCTGGAATCATGGCAATGCCCTAGCGAGTGGAAATGGAGAGCCAAATCCAGGGGGACTTACTTCATTTGGAAGAGAAGTCATAGAAGAAATGAATCGGCTGGGGATGATCATTGATGTTTCGCATTTGGCCGATCCAGGATTCTGGGATGTACTAGAATGCTCGAGCGCACCAGTGATCGCTTCACACTCGAACGTGAGAAGCATATGTAATCACTCTCGTAATTTGACGGACGAGCAGATTCGAGCGTTAATCGCCAAGGATGGGGCGATCGGCTTGACGTTTGTAGACTTCTTTACCGTATCGGAGAAGCGCACGGTCTGGATCGATGACTTGCTGCGCCACTTGGATCACATCTGCGCATTGGGTGGCGTAGACCACGTAGGTTTTGGCTCCGATTTCGATGGGATTACCGAGACGTTTGGAGACATGGTATCCGCAGCAGATTATTCCCAGTTACTAGAAGCTTTGTTAAAACGTTATAAAGAGGCGGAAGTATTGAAATTTGTGCAAGGAAATTGGTTGCGTGTTTTCGGAAACGTGCTACA
The window above is part of the Brevibacillus antibioticus genome. Proteins encoded here:
- the spoVS gene encoding stage V sporulation protein SpoVS is translated as MEVLKVSAKSNPNSVAGALAGVLRERGAAEIQAIGAGALNQAVKAVAIARGFVAPSGVDLICIPAFTDIVIDGEERTAIKLIVEPR
- a CDS encoding dipeptidase, with translation MKIFDAHCDVLWKIWQNPELDFYKEDKLLQSGFIALEKGNVDIQVLACFVPSQVPFGRRFHTVLEMIDIFYQKVASDKFRPIFTKADLAECVLKRQKGAILFVEGAHALEESLVQLRTWFRLGIRGMTLTWNHGNALASGNGEPNPGGLTSFGREVIEEMNRLGMIIDVSHLADPGFWDVLECSSAPVIASHSNVRSICNHSRNLTDEQIRALIAKDGAIGLTFVDFFTVSEKRTVWIDDLLRHLDHICALGGVDHVGFGSDFDGITETFGDMVSAADYSQLLEALLKRYKEAEVLKFVQGNWLRVFGNVLQ
- a CDS encoding TIGR00282 family metallophosphoesterase, which codes for MKLLFIGDIMGSPGREIVKTYLPLLKRKYSPTFIVANGENAAHGRGITEKITKELFEWGVHAITLGNHTWDQREIFDFIDDEPRMIRPANFPEGAPGKGITYIKQSEGELAVINLMGRTFLPPLDCPFQMADKLVEQARKRTKFIFVDFHAEATSEKQAMSWYLDGKVTAVVGTHTHVQTADERILPQGTGFLCDVGMCGPSNGILGMEREAVIKKFLTQLPVRFEVAPDPAQLNAVLITLDKTTGHAKKMERIRIDSDHPFME